One window of the Epinephelus moara isolate mb chromosome 22, YSFRI_EMoa_1.0, whole genome shotgun sequence genome contains the following:
- the LOC126384443 gene encoding uncharacterized protein LOC126384443 isoform X2: protein MTQLIQGTASGGEWCKFGVLQRGYVGLSENIYRSSAVIPQVSMVDWGTSIEFAGISANTNISAGFTTVGDTTIRTVAGTRRGERSGRAAGDRLPGVEAGCSGRGPKEVAAGAAVSLGLRSSLGGEAAVEAAGCPWSNLGQMVTETTQHSEDNVNHRNVDDTGGRPL from the exons ATGACACAGCTCATTCAGGGAACAG CGAGTGGTGGCGAGTGGTGCAAGTTTGGCGTCTTGCAACGCGGATATGTAGGCCTATCCGAAAACATCTACAGGAGCAGCGCTGTGATTCCTCAGGTAAGCATGGTGGATTGGGGTACTTCCATTGAGTTTGCTGGCATTTCAGCTAACACAAATATTTCTGCTGGTTTCACGACTGTGGGGGACACGACAATACGGACGGTGGCCGGTAccaggagaggagaaaggagtGGGCGGGCTGCCGGAGACCGCTTACCAGGTGTAGAGGCTGGGTGCTCGGGAAGAGGTCCCAAAGAGGTGGCGGCTGGTGCAGCTGTCAGCCTCGGCTTGAGGAGCAGTCTCGGCGGGGAGGCAGCGGTTGAAGCGGCGGGTTGTCCGTGGAGCAATCTTGGACAGATGGTGACTGAAACGACTCAACACTCGGAGGATAACGTTAATCACCGGAATGTG GACGATACTGGGGGAAGACCACTGTGA
- the LOC126384443 gene encoding uncharacterized protein LOC126384443 isoform X1 — protein MTQLIQGTASGGEWCKFGVLQRGYVGLSENIYRSSAVIPQVSMVDWGTSIEFAGISANTNISAGFTTVGDTTIRTVAGTRRGERSGRAAGDRLPGVEAGCSGRGPKEVAAGAAVSLGLRSSLGGEAAVEAAGCPWSNLGQMVTETTQHSEDNVNHRNVVNGVRANRHNQRINKAIIMIHDVNVIWEDKSSRKQLQQVTDSFNLTQIVNGPTRITNSSCTHIDLIFSNMSDRIIKSYNLITGLSDHNLILMAGKVNGKKCCIPVQSTDAMKIPKNKKEDFKNAVRSIKWDDLMKSDNLDYTSQPQRTNYTQLLKFRNKNKRASLPWIN, from the exons ATGACACAGCTCATTCAGGGAACAG CGAGTGGTGGCGAGTGGTGCAAGTTTGGCGTCTTGCAACGCGGATATGTAGGCCTATCCGAAAACATCTACAGGAGCAGCGCTGTGATTCCTCAGGTAAGCATGGTGGATTGGGGTACTTCCATTGAGTTTGCTGGCATTTCAGCTAACACAAATATTTCTGCTGGTTTCACGACTGTGGGGGACACGACAATACGGACGGTGGCCGGTAccaggagaggagaaaggagtGGGCGGGCTGCCGGAGACCGCTTACCAGGTGTAGAGGCTGGGTGCTCGGGAAGAGGTCCCAAAGAGGTGGCGGCTGGTGCAGCTGTCAGCCTCGGCTTGAGGAGCAGTCTCGGCGGGGAGGCAGCGGTTGAAGCGGCGGGTTGTCCGTGGAGCAATCTTGGACAGATGGTGACTGAAACGACTCAACACTCGGAGGATAACGTTAATCACCGGAATGTGGTAAATGGAGTGCGAGCAAATAGGCATAATCAGCGCATCAATAAAGCAATAATCATGATTCACGATGTGAATGTGATCTGGGAAGATAAGTCCTCAAGAAAACAACTTCAACAAGTAACTGACAGCTTTAATCTAACACAAATAGTTAATGGACCAACCAGAATTACCAATTCCTCTTGCACCCACATTGATCTAATTTTTAGCAACATGTCAGACAGAATAATCAAATCGTATAACCTGATAACTGGGCTGTCTGATCATAATTTGATCCTAATGGCTGGAAAAGTGAATGGAAAGAAATGTTGTATCCCTGTTCAGAGTACAGACGCCATGAAGATACCAAAGAATAAAAAGGAAGACTTTAAAAATGCTGTCCGGAGTATTAAGTGGGATGACCTGATGAAATCAGATAATTTGGACTATACTAGTCAACCCCAAAGGACAAATTACACACAATTATTAAagtttagaaataaaaataaaagggcCTCCCTTCCATGGATAAATTAA
- the LOC126384444 gene encoding gastrula zinc finger protein XlCGF17.1-like translates to METREPHEVPVSDSKPFSCSECGKRFSLKTTLRKHMIIHTGEKPFSCSVCNKRFLTKGNLNVHMRSHTGEKPFSCSVCMKSFTQNVSLQTHMRIHTGEKPFHCSVCAQRFLSKAHLKTHLITHTGEKPFSCSVCGKAFIENGNLKKHMMTHTGDKPFSCSICDQRFLRKANLKKHLIRHTGETPFSCSVCGKAFKESGNLKKHLMTHTGEKPLGCSVCNQRFWEKTDLKKHVMTHTGEKPFCCSVCDQTFLQKPNLKRHMITHTGEKPFLCSVCGKRFTQKVHLTQHMARHTGEKRFRCGVCEQRFTWRYQLRNHQCDARQSSQLL, encoded by the coding sequence ATggagaccagagaacctcaTGAAGTTCCCGTCAGCGATTCgaaaccattcagctgctctgagtgcGGGAAAAGATTCAGCCTCAAGACAACTCTCAGGAAACACATGATCattcatacaggagagaaaccgttcAGCTGCTCCGTTTGTAACAAAAGATTTTTAACAAAGGGTAACCTGAACGTCCACATGAGgtctcacacaggagagaaaccgttcAGCTGCTCCGTTTGTATGAAGTCTTTTACACAAAACGTGAGTTTACAGACACACATGAGAAttcacactggagagaaaccgTTTCATTGCTCAGTTTGTGCTCAGAGATTTTTGAGTAAGGCGCACCTGAAGACGCACCTCATcactcacacaggagagaaaccctTCAGCTGCTCTGTGTGCGGGAAAGCTTTCATTGAAAATGGAAATCTAAAGAAACACATGATGACTCACACGGGAGACAAACCCttcagctgctccatctgtgACCAGAGATTTTTACGAAAGGCAAATCTGAAGAAACACTTGATCAGGCACACGGGAGAAACACCAttcagctgctctgtgtgtgggaAAGCTTTTAAAGAAAGTGGAAACTTGAAGAAACACCTGAtgactcatacaggagagaaaccgcTTGGCTGCTCTGTCTGCAATCAGAGATTTTGGGAGAAAACTGACCTGAAGAAACATGTGATGACTCACACGGGAGAGAAACCCTTTTGCTGCTCCGTTTGCGATCAGACATTTTTGCAGAAACCGAATCTGAAGAGACATATGATCACGCACACGGGAGAGAAACCGTTTCTTTGCTCTGTCTGTGGGAAAAGGTTCACACAGAAGGTTCACCTGACGCAACACATGGCCCGTCACACAGGGGAGAAAAGATTCAGATGCGGCGTTTGTGAGCAGAGATTCACGTGGCGTTATCAGCTCAGGAACCATCAGTGTGATGCTCGGCAGTCATCACAGCTTCTTTAG